A section of the Hyalangium minutum genome encodes:
- a CDS encoding TolC family protein, with the protein MLSIFLVAVPATEGAVWTLDLLVGEALEKSPKVAAARAEETGAEEGLSAESRWMQNNPQLEVEYGTDAVTQDVGERRMAIAISQQLQVAGQRGLRVERAEAALTAARARRRAAELRVAREAADAAADWGRREALVKLMEEALAAARTLEEAAAKRFAAGDVPELERNAAALERARAEARAAQARAEEVSARASLNRLLGRAATAPLMVTTSAVTLPEVLAAPQPEVEEARAEAEAARAEVDLLRRERIPDPTVSLGYEQERRPEEHATGPDLHTASMVVARLSLPLPLWNRNQGELAEARARRAARDAERQSREREVEAERVSAREGYEAARIAEAALTAALPGIERNLTLVQRAYEAGELSLDAVLLARDRAYAARGEAIDATAALARARAALLKASGRLPTGEVPR; encoded by the coding sequence ATGCTCTCGATATTCCTAGTCGCTGTCCCTGCCACCGAGGGAGCGGTCTGGACGCTGGACCTCCTTGTGGGAGAGGCGCTGGAGAAGAGCCCCAAGGTGGCTGCCGCTCGTGCCGAGGAGACAGGCGCCGAGGAGGGGCTGTCGGCGGAGTCCCGGTGGATGCAGAACAACCCCCAGCTCGAGGTGGAGTACGGCACCGATGCCGTAACCCAGGATGTAGGGGAGCGGCGGATGGCGATCGCGATCAGCCAGCAGCTCCAGGTGGCTGGGCAGCGGGGCTTGAGGGTGGAGCGGGCGGAGGCGGCGCTCACGGCGGCGCGAGCCCGGCGGCGGGCGGCGGAGCTGCGCGTGGCCCGGGAGGCGGCGGATGCGGCGGCGGACTGGGGGCGGCGTGAGGCGCTCGTGAAGCTGATGGAGGAGGCGCTCGCGGCGGCTCGGACATTGGAGGAGGCTGCGGCGAAGCGCTTCGCGGCGGGAGATGTTCCGGAACTGGAGCGCAACGCGGCGGCGCTGGAGCGGGCTCGGGCCGAGGCTCGGGCCGCCCAGGCGCGTGCGGAGGAAGTCTCTGCCCGGGCCTCCTTGAACCGGCTCCTCGGGAGAGCGGCCACGGCGCCGCTGATGGTCACGACCAGCGCCGTGACCTTGCCCGAGGTGCTGGCCGCGCCACAGCCGGAGGTAGAGGAGGCCCGCGCGGAGGCCGAGGCAGCTCGGGCGGAGGTGGATCTGCTGCGCCGGGAGCGCATTCCCGATCCCACCGTGAGCCTCGGCTATGAGCAGGAGCGGCGGCCCGAGGAGCACGCCACGGGCCCGGACTTGCACACGGCCTCGATGGTCGTGGCGCGCCTGTCCCTGCCGCTGCCGCTGTGGAACCGCAACCAGGGAGAGCTCGCCGAAGCGCGAGCCCGGCGAGCGGCCCGTGATGCGGAGCGCCAGAGCCGCGAGCGCGAGGTGGAGGCGGAGCGCGTGTCGGCACGAGAGGGTTATGAGGCAGCGCGGATTGCCGAGGCCGCGCTCACCGCGGCGCTGCCAGGCATTGAGCGCAACCTGACGCTGGTGCAGCGCGCCTACGAGGCGGGAGAGCTGAGCCTGGATGCAGTGTTGCTCGCGAGAGACCGAGCCTACGCCGCGCGAGGGGAGGCCATCGATGCCACCGCAGCGCTGGCTCGGGCCCGTGCCGCGCTGCTGAAGGCCTCGGGCCGCCTGCCGACGGGAGAGGTGCCGCGATGA
- a CDS encoding FixH family protein — translation MRRLCSVLLCLLAAPAFAHGGEDHGDASKPVSSIADETHVLGATGDVFEVVLKHPEHGEGGKTPLRVLVAETDTNAPVSGAEVELTLTGPTVQALKPKMESPGVYQAEAELPVGAEFAAVATVTRGEAVDVLALGVVHLEPEESTDHPGGATSRGWQLGAVLGGLGVLVLISWARARRMRRAAP, via the coding sequence ATGAGACGCCTGTGCTCGGTGCTGCTCTGTCTGCTGGCCGCGCCGGCCTTCGCGCACGGAGGCGAGGACCATGGCGACGCCTCGAAGCCCGTGAGCTCCATAGCGGACGAGACCCATGTGCTCGGGGCCACCGGGGATGTCTTCGAGGTGGTGCTCAAGCACCCCGAGCACGGTGAGGGCGGGAAGACACCGCTGCGCGTGCTCGTCGCGGAGACGGACACCAACGCTCCGGTGTCGGGAGCCGAGGTGGAGCTGACGCTGACCGGGCCGACCGTGCAGGCGCTGAAGCCGAAAATGGAATCGCCCGGTGTGTACCAGGCGGAGGCGGAGCTGCCCGTGGGCGCCGAGTTCGCGGCCGTGGCCACCGTTACCCGAGGTGAGGCAGTGGACGTGCTCGCGCTCGGCGTGGTGCACCTGGAGCCCGAGGAGTCCACGGACCACCCCGGTGGTGCCACGTCGCGCGGGTGGCAGCTGGGCGCGGTGCTCGGGGGCCTGGGCGTGCTGGTGCTCATTTCCTGGGCGAGGGCTCGAAGGATGCGGAGGGCGGCGCCATGA
- a CDS encoding sensor histidine kinase: MPAPPGITRKLLFAFGALVALFAAASLFALGRINEIHEGTHALQAASGRVRAALELATAVRDQYAHLAHTIILGNDSHARFHADARARVEALTRKLWEQAQDAEERAWVGDIQESGDALDRLYRDTLLPAVVSKDQAAVTAAHGHALELVATIQARADALARRFDASIGSFEEHVGAVEHASFLWAVVFLGGATLFAAGVGLYIGNSVARPVARLTEGASRLAQGDLNTRIPEGAPDEFGRLAAQFNRMTEALRAHQEQLVQHEKLAGIGRLAAGVAHEINNPLGVILGYVRLLQRKAEGSLAEDLKVLEEEAVRCQQIVEGLLDLSRPGRVAVEPLALREVCTEVVARLQESPKLKGVEVRVEGDAPAWAHPQRVRQVLFNLVVNAAEAASSGGRVEVRIEPQAGGGASVAVSDSGPGVKPEERPRLFEPFFTTKSSGTGLGLAVSQAIAHAHGGRIEADAGPLGGARFTLHLPPPREGA, translated from the coding sequence ATGCCTGCCCCGCCTGGAATCACCCGCAAGCTGCTCTTCGCCTTCGGGGCGCTCGTGGCGCTGTTCGCCGCCGCGTCCCTGTTCGCGCTCGGGCGCATCAACGAGATTCACGAGGGGACGCACGCCCTCCAGGCCGCCAGCGGCCGCGTCCGTGCCGCGCTGGAGCTCGCCACCGCCGTGCGAGACCAGTACGCCCACCTGGCCCACACCATCATCCTCGGCAACGACAGCCATGCCCGCTTCCACGCCGACGCCCGGGCACGCGTGGAGGCGCTCACCCGTAAGCTCTGGGAGCAGGCCCAGGATGCCGAGGAGCGCGCCTGGGTCGGTGACATCCAGGAGTCCGGCGATGCGCTGGACCGGCTCTACCGCGACACGCTGCTGCCCGCCGTGGTCTCCAAGGATCAAGCTGCGGTGACAGCCGCCCACGGCCACGCGCTGGAGCTTGTCGCCACCATCCAGGCCCGCGCGGATGCGCTCGCCCGGCGCTTCGATGCCTCCATTGGCTCGTTCGAGGAGCACGTGGGGGCCGTGGAACATGCGAGCTTCCTGTGGGCCGTGGTGTTCCTTGGAGGCGCCACCCTGTTCGCCGCGGGCGTGGGGCTCTACATCGGCAACTCGGTGGCGCGGCCGGTGGCGCGGCTCACGGAGGGCGCCTCCCGTCTGGCTCAGGGAGACTTGAACACCCGCATCCCCGAGGGTGCTCCGGATGAGTTCGGCCGGCTCGCAGCCCAGTTCAACCGGATGACTGAGGCGCTGCGCGCGCACCAGGAGCAGCTCGTCCAGCACGAGAAGCTCGCGGGCATCGGCCGGCTCGCGGCGGGCGTGGCGCATGAGATCAACAACCCGCTCGGCGTCATCCTCGGCTATGTCCGCCTGCTCCAGCGCAAGGCCGAGGGCTCGCTCGCGGAGGATCTCAAGGTGTTGGAGGAGGAGGCCGTCCGCTGTCAGCAGATCGTCGAGGGGCTCTTGGATCTCTCCCGCCCTGGCCGGGTCGCCGTGGAGCCACTGGCCCTGCGTGAGGTCTGCACTGAAGTCGTGGCCCGCCTCCAGGAGTCGCCGAAGCTCAAGGGCGTGGAGGTGCGTGTGGAGGGAGATGCCCCCGCCTGGGCCCATCCGCAGCGGGTGCGGCAGGTGCTCTTCAACCTCGTGGTGAACGCGGCCGAGGCGGCGAGCTCGGGCGGCCGGGTGGAGGTGCGCATCGAGCCCCAAGCCGGAGGAGGCGCGAGCGTGGCGGTGTCGGACTCGGGGCCTGGGGTGAAGCCGGAAGAGCGTCCTCGCCTCTTCGAGCCCTTCTTCACGACGAAGTCCTCGGGCACGGGGCTGGGGCTCGCGGTGAGCCAAGCCATCGCCCACGCGCACGGCGGACGCATCGAGGCGGATGCAGGCCCACTGGGCGGAGCGCGCTTCACGCTGCACCTGCCGCCGCCTCGGGAGGGCGCATGA
- a CDS encoding M15 family metallopeptidase, which translates to MTAVSAAQRTAQTSFAAVAASDPTLRQGAKGASVTQLQNLLRNKGYNIAADGDFGPKTTAAVKSFQSSRGLTADGIVGPKTWAALRGGVVSNPGTPAGGKQVTAYTNGRPSTITVVPVGNGQYMRADAARNFKAMQAAAAKAGVNLSATSGFRTMEQQRVLYQKYLNGTGNLAAKPGYSNHQNGISMDVGGIGSYSSKAFNWMKNNAAKYGFQNDVRGEYWHWTFKG; encoded by the coding sequence ATGACCGCCGTCAGCGCCGCCCAGCGTACCGCCCAGACCTCCTTCGCCGCCGTCGCCGCCAGCGATCCCACGCTGCGCCAGGGCGCCAAGGGTGCGTCCGTGACGCAGCTGCAGAACCTGCTGCGCAACAAGGGCTACAACATCGCGGCGGATGGGGACTTCGGCCCGAAGACGACTGCGGCGGTGAAGAGCTTCCAGTCCTCGCGCGGGCTGACTGCGGATGGAATCGTGGGCCCGAAGACGTGGGCGGCGCTGCGCGGCGGCGTCGTGTCCAACCCGGGCACGCCCGCGGGCGGCAAGCAGGTGACGGCGTACACCAACGGCCGGCCCTCCACCATCACCGTGGTCCCCGTGGGCAACGGCCAGTACATGCGCGCGGACGCCGCCCGGAACTTCAAGGCCATGCAGGCCGCGGCCGCCAAGGCCGGCGTCAACCTGTCGGCCACCAGCGGCTTCCGCACCATGGAGCAGCAGCGGGTGCTCTACCAGAAGTACCTCAACGGCACGGGCAACCTCGCCGCCAAGCCGGGCTACTCCAACCACCAGAACGGCATCTCCATGGACGTGGGTGGCATTGGCAGCTACAGCAGCAAGGCCTTCAACTGGATGAAGAACAACGCCGCCAAGTACGGCTTCCAGAACGACGTGCGCGGCGAGTACTGGCACTGGACGTTCAAGGGCTAA
- a CDS encoding inorganic phosphate transporter, protein MLLTAVVVIVAVALIFDFINGFHDAANSIATVVSTRVLSPNLAVAWAAFFNFIAAFSGGVKVANTMGKGIINFDMLKAQGSTAVLMVIFSALVGAIAWNLLTWWWGLPSSSSHALAGGMIGATLPVLGFAGLMGTGIATIAAFIVLSPLIGMTMAILLMLASTWSVRKQTPLKVDTWFRRLQLVSSGIFSFSHGTNDAQKVMGIIAVVLFGTIWKDREFHIDWWMILSCHAAIALGTFFGGWRIVRTMGHSLTKLAPIGGFAAETGGGVTIIALAKLWGIPVSTTHTITGAIVGVGSTKGWRAVKWGVAGRIIWAWVFTIPASATMAILVYGLTWAVVRMVG, encoded by the coding sequence ATGCTGCTCACGGCTGTCGTCGTCATTGTCGCGGTCGCGCTCATCTTCGACTTCATCAACGGCTTCCACGACGCGGCGAACTCCATCGCCACGGTGGTGTCCACGCGCGTGCTGTCGCCGAACCTGGCCGTGGCCTGGGCAGCCTTCTTCAACTTCATCGCGGCGTTCAGCGGCGGAGTGAAGGTGGCCAACACCATGGGCAAGGGCATCATCAACTTCGACATGCTCAAGGCCCAGGGCTCCACAGCCGTGCTGATGGTCATCTTCTCGGCCCTGGTGGGCGCCATCGCCTGGAACCTGCTGACGTGGTGGTGGGGGCTGCCGTCCTCCTCCTCTCACGCGCTGGCGGGAGGGATGATTGGCGCCACGCTGCCGGTGCTGGGCTTCGCCGGGCTGATGGGGACGGGCATCGCGACCATTGCCGCCTTCATCGTGCTGTCGCCGCTCATCGGCATGACGATGGCCATCTTGCTGATGCTGGCCAGCACCTGGAGCGTCCGCAAGCAGACCCCGCTCAAGGTGGACACGTGGTTCCGGCGGCTGCAGTTGGTGTCCTCGGGCATCTTCTCGTTCAGCCATGGCACCAACGACGCGCAGAAGGTGATGGGCATCATCGCCGTGGTGCTCTTCGGCACCATCTGGAAGGACCGGGAGTTCCACATCGACTGGTGGATGATCCTCTCGTGCCACGCGGCCATCGCCCTGGGGACCTTCTTCGGCGGCTGGCGCATCGTCCGGACGATGGGCCACAGCCTGACGAAGCTGGCGCCCATTGGCGGGTTCGCGGCGGAGACGGGCGGCGGTGTCACCATCATCGCGCTGGCGAAGCTGTGGGGCATTCCGGTCTCCACCACGCACACCATCACCGGCGCCATCGTGGGCGTGGGCTCCACCAAGGGCTGGCGCGCGGTGAAGTGGGGCGTGGCAGGCCGGATCATCTGGGCCTGGGTCTTCACCATTCCGGCTTCGGCGACCATGGCCATCCTCGTCTACGGGCTCACCTGGGCCGTGGTGCGGATGGTGGGGTAG
- a CDS encoding sigma-54-dependent transcriptional regulator, with translation MSAPDKPSVLVVDDKENMLKLFSRILGDAYAVTTAADGERALGLLASREFDVVVTDIQMPGADGFAVLREVKRRWPATEVVLVTAYASIPKAVEAMREGAYDYLAKPFDPDEVALVVARALEQRRQRREAEGLKQQLAAAPDFHGLLGTSAAMRQTCALLTQGAARDFTVLLTGETGTGKELAARAVHAESPRKGRPFVAVNCGALPAELVESELFGHAKGAFTGATVAKAGLFEEAHGGTLFLDEAGDLPLAMQVKLNRALQEKEVRRVGTTQPINVDVRVVAATHRDLQAEVSAGRFREDLYYRLNVFTVRMPALRERREDIPLLAMHFLAKAGRPLEGFTPEALRTLTAYAWPGNVRQLENAVARAVAVAPGPRIRPEDLPPELSPSSSGGGPLPAESLAKMPYREAVDSARDAVSREYLVALMQEFGGNVTHAAERAGMERESLHRLLKRYGVRSDDFKRSE, from the coding sequence ATGAGCGCACCGGACAAGCCGAGCGTCCTGGTGGTGGACGACAAGGAGAACATGCTCAAGCTGTTCTCGCGCATCCTCGGGGACGCCTACGCGGTGACGACGGCGGCGGACGGGGAGCGGGCGCTGGGGCTGCTGGCCTCGCGCGAGTTCGACGTGGTCGTCACCGACATCCAGATGCCCGGAGCGGACGGCTTCGCGGTGCTGCGCGAGGTGAAGCGGCGCTGGCCGGCCACGGAGGTGGTGCTCGTCACGGCCTACGCCAGCATCCCCAAGGCGGTGGAGGCCATGCGCGAGGGTGCCTATGACTATCTGGCCAAGCCGTTCGACCCTGACGAGGTGGCGCTCGTGGTGGCCCGGGCGCTGGAGCAGCGGCGGCAGCGGCGCGAGGCCGAGGGGCTCAAGCAGCAGCTCGCGGCGGCCCCGGACTTCCACGGGCTGCTCGGCACCAGCGCGGCGATGCGGCAGACCTGCGCCCTCCTGACCCAGGGCGCCGCGAGGGACTTCACGGTGCTGCTCACGGGGGAGACTGGCACGGGCAAGGAGCTGGCCGCGCGCGCGGTGCACGCCGAGAGCCCTCGGAAGGGCCGCCCCTTCGTGGCGGTGAACTGCGGCGCGCTGCCGGCGGAGCTGGTGGAGAGCGAGCTGTTCGGCCACGCGAAGGGCGCCTTCACGGGAGCCACGGTGGCCAAGGCCGGGCTCTTCGAGGAGGCCCACGGCGGCACGCTCTTCCTGGACGAAGCCGGAGACCTGCCGCTGGCGATGCAGGTGAAGCTCAACCGCGCGCTGCAGGAGAAGGAGGTGCGGCGCGTGGGCACCACCCAGCCCATCAACGTGGACGTGCGGGTGGTCGCCGCCACGCACCGGGATCTCCAGGCCGAAGTATCCGCGGGCCGCTTCCGCGAGGACCTCTACTACCGTCTCAATGTCTTCACCGTGCGGATGCCCGCCCTGCGAGAGCGGCGCGAGGACATTCCGCTGCTCGCCATGCACTTCCTGGCCAAGGCAGGCCGCCCTCTCGAAGGCTTCACCCCCGAGGCGCTCCGCACCCTGACGGCGTACGCGTGGCCGGGCAATGTGCGGCAGCTCGAGAACGCCGTGGCGCGGGCGGTGGCGGTGGCACCGGGGCCTCGCATCCGCCCCGAGGATCTGCCGCCCGAGCTGAGCCCGTCCTCCAGCGGTGGAGGCCCGCTGCCCGCCGAGAGCCTGGCCAAGATGCCCTACCGCGAGGCCGTGGACAGCGCCCGGGATGCCGTGTCGCGCGAGTACCTGGTGGCGCTGATGCAGGAATTCGGCGGAAACGTGACCCACGCCGCCGAGCGCGCCGGCATGGAGCGCGAGAGCCTCCACCGGCTCCTCAAGCGCTACGGCGTGCGCTCCGACGACTTCAAACGCTCGGAATGA
- a CDS encoding DUF47 domain-containing protein translates to MLQKLMPKSDEFFDDFDAQCAVTVEGAKMLHALLSDYKDVAARVQALKDVEHKGDEVTHRAFNRLHQQFITPFDRTQIHTLLGRIDDVLDLTNAAAARLHYYEIQSSLPDAVELARLLVLSAEKVREVVAALRLIKQPQQILDGCKAIKKLETQADEVLRAGMGRLFKSGADPLTIIKWKEIYDLIETATDKCLSVANVIEGVVLEHS, encoded by the coding sequence ATGCTCCAGAAGCTGATGCCCAAGTCGGACGAGTTCTTCGACGACTTCGACGCCCAGTGTGCCGTCACGGTGGAGGGCGCGAAGATGCTCCACGCCCTGCTGAGCGACTACAAGGACGTCGCTGCCCGCGTGCAGGCGCTCAAGGACGTCGAGCACAAGGGCGATGAAGTCACCCACCGCGCGTTCAACCGGCTGCACCAGCAGTTCATTACCCCGTTCGACCGGACGCAGATCCACACGCTGCTGGGCCGCATCGACGACGTGCTGGATTTGACGAACGCGGCGGCGGCGCGGCTGCACTACTACGAAATACAGTCCAGCCTGCCGGACGCCGTGGAGCTGGCGCGGCTGCTGGTGCTGAGCGCGGAGAAGGTCCGCGAGGTGGTCGCGGCGCTGCGGCTCATCAAGCAGCCGCAGCAGATCCTGGATGGGTGCAAGGCCATCAAGAAGCTGGAGACGCAGGCGGACGAGGTGCTGCGCGCGGGCATGGGCCGGCTGTTCAAGAGCGGCGCGGATCCGCTCACCATCATCAAGTGGAAGGAGATCTACGATCTCATCGAGACGGCCACGGACAAGTGCTTGAGCGTGGCCAACGTCATCGAGGGCGTGGTCCTGGAGCACTCCTGA
- a CDS encoding WD40 repeat domain-containing serine/threonine protein kinase, which produces MDESAKSAPPSEDGEDSPQPQSRDEVVPSAGDAFAPTLHPSQRTGSIGGVAPMQGGWDLPLVERKRYLLDGIVAEGGHGRILRAKDLHLERLVALKEPIAPGSSTEDTFLREARITARLQHPSIVPVYEAGRWPGGPPFYAMKLVSGRSLAHVVEAMRTLEERLAALPHVLAVAEAMAYAHSQRVIHRDLKPSNILVGEFGETVVVDWGLAEELERPERHAPGTVLGTPAYMPPEQAAGQPVDERADVYALGTILYHLLSGRMPYTGVTSREILKQVVREEPAPLAQLQPRLPKELSGLVSRAMAREPSQRYPTARELAEDLRRFLRGQLVASHRYTPWERMMRFARRHRAALTVAAAAVVALMAGVVLDHQRILRERDRAEQKQAIAEKAEREATQRADALTLIDARSLVAQSPEHVFSQLASLSASFTAWGQARTLAANALAQGIPLTLRGHAAGLNQAIFSPDGLQVVTASDDRTVRLWDVKAGTSRVLETFGDEAWRTLFSPDGRSVASSGKDGQVRLTELATGTSRLLKGPTRPVMSLFFSPDGRRLFTADYGGELWVWETASGEGRRVGTHGDEAVDAGLLSDGRHLLSAGARDLSVRLWDVESGTGQLLVRRERPIHSLATAPQGGAFAVGVDEGQVLLWEGMGQPMRVLEGKSGPIHSLKFSPDGRWLAAHAASGPVLVWELPGGAPRTFASAPGWLASLAFSEDGRWLGATGRDGKARVWEVATGKPRVLHGAVAPITSVAFSRDGASVITTSQDGAGRIYDVVDHSTRILAVHTGKPSADAFSLMSRHLPLAERQSALMSKVLALAPTKDGRHGVSVGGLDGRLRVSRLDGTSTQEVQVGPGELTAADVSPEGSRLVTAGRDGTVTLWNEQSQRLQQFTGATGPLKAVALSADGSWVAAGEASGGIWLWEAASGQGRVLGRHEGVVRALAFSPGGHQLASGGADGTLRLWSLPNGEGRVLYRHQSEVSVVVFSPEGQRLASGSDDHTAWLHRLEGNTGQRLDLGGAGVSALDFSPDGTQLLVANAGSSSIQRWDVQTGKQRSPLLGHTHIVISWAFSPEGERLASASVDGTVRLWDLQTGESRPLQGHEGPVIRVAFSRDGRQVLSAGHDGTVRVWRDDLPLEPDELREWLRQVASR; this is translated from the coding sequence ATGGACGAGTCCGCGAAGTCCGCCCCGCCCTCGGAGGACGGGGAGGACTCCCCCCAGCCGCAATCGCGGGATGAGGTGGTGCCCTCTGCCGGGGATGCGTTCGCTCCCACGCTCCACCCGAGCCAGCGGACGGGCTCGATAGGGGGCGTGGCGCCCATGCAGGGCGGGTGGGACTTGCCCCTGGTGGAGCGCAAGCGCTACCTGCTGGATGGCATCGTCGCCGAGGGCGGCCACGGACGCATCCTGCGCGCGAAGGATCTCCACCTCGAGCGGCTCGTGGCGCTCAAGGAGCCGATTGCGCCGGGCTCGTCCACCGAGGACACCTTTCTGCGTGAGGCCCGCATCACCGCGCGGCTCCAGCACCCCTCTATCGTGCCGGTGTACGAGGCGGGGCGGTGGCCCGGCGGCCCGCCCTTCTATGCGATGAAGCTGGTGTCGGGGCGCTCGCTGGCGCACGTCGTGGAGGCCATGCGGACGTTGGAGGAGCGCCTGGCCGCGCTGCCGCATGTGCTCGCGGTGGCCGAGGCCATGGCCTACGCGCACAGCCAGCGGGTCATCCACCGAGACCTCAAGCCCTCCAACATCCTCGTGGGCGAGTTCGGTGAGACGGTCGTCGTCGACTGGGGGCTGGCCGAGGAACTGGAACGGCCAGAGCGCCACGCTCCCGGTACCGTCCTGGGGACTCCGGCCTATATGCCTCCCGAGCAGGCCGCAGGGCAGCCCGTGGACGAGCGCGCGGACGTCTATGCGCTGGGGACGATCCTCTATCACCTGCTCTCGGGCCGGATGCCCTACACGGGCGTCACCTCCCGGGAGATCCTCAAGCAGGTGGTTCGCGAGGAGCCCGCGCCACTGGCCCAGCTTCAGCCTCGGCTCCCCAAGGAGCTGTCGGGCCTGGTCTCCCGGGCGATGGCGCGCGAGCCCTCGCAGCGCTACCCCACGGCCCGTGAGCTGGCCGAGGACTTGCGCCGCTTCCTGCGAGGCCAGCTGGTGGCCTCGCACCGCTATACGCCGTGGGAGCGCATGATGCGCTTCGCTCGGAGGCACCGCGCGGCTCTGACGGTGGCGGCGGCGGCGGTGGTGGCGTTGATGGCGGGGGTGGTACTCGACCACCAGAGAATCCTCCGGGAGCGGGACCGCGCCGAGCAGAAGCAGGCGATCGCGGAGAAGGCGGAGCGCGAGGCCACGCAGCGCGCCGATGCGCTCACGTTGATCGACGCGCGCTCGCTGGTGGCGCAGTCACCCGAGCACGTCTTCTCACAACTGGCTTCGCTCTCGGCGTCCTTCACGGCGTGGGGCCAGGCGCGCACGCTGGCCGCGAATGCGCTGGCGCAGGGGATTCCCCTCACGCTCCGAGGCCATGCCGCCGGCCTCAACCAGGCCATCTTCTCACCCGATGGACTCCAGGTGGTCACCGCGAGCGACGACCGCACGGTTCGCCTCTGGGACGTGAAGGCGGGCACGTCACGGGTGTTGGAGACGTTCGGGGACGAGGCGTGGCGTACCCTCTTCTCGCCCGACGGGCGGAGCGTGGCCTCCAGCGGCAAGGACGGGCAGGTGCGGCTGACGGAGCTGGCCACGGGCACCTCGCGCCTGCTGAAGGGACCGACCCGGCCCGTCATGTCGCTGTTCTTCTCGCCGGACGGGCGCCGCCTCTTTACGGCTGACTACGGCGGAGAGCTCTGGGTCTGGGAGACGGCCTCGGGCGAGGGCCGCCGGGTGGGGACGCATGGCGACGAGGCGGTCGATGCAGGCCTCCTGTCCGATGGGCGGCACCTGTTGTCGGCGGGGGCGAGGGACCTCTCCGTGCGGTTGTGGGATGTGGAGAGCGGCACGGGCCAGCTCCTCGTCCGCCGTGAGCGGCCCATCCACTCCCTGGCCACTGCGCCTCAGGGCGGCGCCTTTGCTGTCGGCGTGGATGAGGGCCAGGTGCTCCTGTGGGAGGGCATGGGCCAGCCCATGCGGGTGCTGGAGGGGAAGTCCGGGCCCATCCACTCGCTGAAGTTCTCGCCCGATGGCCGCTGGCTGGCGGCGCACGCCGCCTCGGGGCCCGTTCTGGTGTGGGAGCTGCCGGGCGGGGCTCCCAGGACGTTCGCGAGTGCTCCCGGGTGGCTGGCCTCGCTCGCGTTTTCCGAGGATGGTCGGTGGCTGGGAGCAACGGGGCGGGATGGCAAGGCCCGGGTGTGGGAGGTGGCCACCGGCAAGCCGCGCGTGCTGCACGGTGCCGTGGCGCCGATTACCTCCGTGGCCTTCTCTCGGGATGGGGCGTCGGTGATCACCACCAGCCAGGATGGCGCGGGCCGCATCTACGACGTGGTGGATCACTCCACCCGTATCTTGGCAGTGCACACGGGGAAGCCTTCGGCGGATGCCTTCTCGCTGATGTCGCGCCACCTGCCGTTGGCCGAGCGCCAGAGCGCACTGATGAGCAAGGTGCTCGCCCTGGCTCCTACGAAGGATGGACGCCACGGGGTGTCCGTGGGAGGGCTGGACGGCCGGCTGCGCGTGTCCCGTCTGGACGGCACCTCCACGCAGGAGGTGCAGGTGGGGCCGGGCGAGCTGACCGCGGCCGATGTGTCGCCGGAGGGCTCTCGGCTGGTGACTGCGGGGCGGGACGGCACGGTGACGCTCTGGAATGAGCAGAGCCAGCGGCTCCAGCAGTTCACGGGTGCCACGGGGCCGCTCAAGGCGGTGGCGCTCTCGGCGGACGGAAGTTGGGTGGCTGCGGGAGAGGCCTCAGGAGGCATCTGGCTGTGGGAGGCGGCCTCGGGCCAAGGGCGGGTGCTGGGGCGGCACGAAGGTGTGGTGCGCGCGCTGGCCTTCTCTCCCGGAGGTCATCAGCTGGCCTCGGGTGGAGCGGATGGGACGCTGCGCCTCTGGAGCCTGCCGAACGGTGAGGGACGTGTGCTGTACCGCCACCAGTCGGAGGTCTCGGTGGTGGTCTTCTCACCGGAGGGCCAGCGGCTGGCTTCCGGGAGCGACGACCACACGGCGTGGCTGCATCGGTTGGAGGGGAACACCGGGCAGCGGCTGGACCTGGGAGGCGCGGGAGTCTCCGCGCTGGACTTCTCTCCGGATGGGACGCAGCTGCTGGTGGCCAACGCGGGGAGCTCCAGCATCCAGCGGTGGGATGTCCAGACAGGCAAGCAGCGAAGCCCGCTGCTGGGGCACACGCACATCGTGATCAGCTGGGCCTTCTCGCCAGAGGGTGAGCGGCTGGCCTCCGCGAGTGTCGATGGCACGGTGCGCCTTTGGGACCTCCAGACGGGCGAGAGCCGGCCGTTGCAGGGACACGAGGGACCGGTCATCCGCGTGGCCTTCTCCCGGGATGGGCGCCAGGTTCTGTCCGCTGGGCACGACGGCACGGTGCGGGTGTGGCGGGATGATCTGCCGCTGGAGCCTGATGAGCTGCGGGAATGGCTGAGGCAGGTGGCGTCCCGCTGA